A single window of Candidatus Zixiibacteriota bacterium DNA harbors:
- a CDS encoding PHP domain-containing protein: MTKYVDLHMHTSCSDGLYSAQKLLDIVRTKNLDAFAVTDHDTIEGYRQMSPLLTGSDPELVPGVELSVNVDGDDMHMLAYLFDPEHPRLTDALEEFKEKRSTRGFNMVKKLQKLGLQITFEDVLRIADGAVIGRPHIAETLLQMRQVSTMEEAFRKYIGFDGPGYEAKASWIPRKAIDLVHEAGGVAVMAHAGIAEMHRHIPHLAPLGLDGIEVFHYAHSTVMITQLLGLAETYSMIITGGSDFHGRSGREVPIGALKVPIDCLENLKRRVESFAGDHGSAH, encoded by the coding sequence ATGACCAAATATGTCGATTTGCATATGCACACCAGTTGTTCCGATGGATTGTACTCCGCACAAAAATTGCTCGACATAGTAAGAACAAAAAATCTTGATGCCTTTGCTGTGACCGACCATGACACAATTGAAGGGTATCGACAAATGAGTCCGCTGTTAACTGGAAGTGACCCGGAATTGGTGCCGGGCGTCGAACTGTCAGTAAATGTGGATGGTGATGATATGCATATGCTGGCCTACCTCTTTGACCCTGAACACCCGAGGCTTACTGATGCTCTGGAAGAATTCAAAGAAAAGCGAAGTACGCGGGGTTTCAATATGGTGAAAAAACTTCAGAAGCTGGGCTTACAGATTACTTTCGAGGACGTATTGCGTATTGCCGACGGAGCTGTTATCGGCAGACCGCATATTGCTGAAACGCTCCTGCAGATGAGACAAGTCTCAACGATGGAAGAAGCCTTCAGGAAATATATCGGCTTCGACGGTCCAGGCTATGAAGCCAAAGCGTCGTGGATACCGCGCAAGGCGATTGACTTGGTTCACGAAGCCGGGGGTGTCGCTGTCATGGCCCATGCTGGAATTGCTGAAATGCACCGTCATATCCCGCACCTTGCGCCGCTTGGCCTTGATGGAATTGAAGTTTTTCATTATGCTCATTCGACAGTGATGATTACGCAACTGCTGGGACTTGCTGAAACATATAGTATGATTATCACGGGAGGGTCGGACTTTCATGGTCGTTCGGGACGAGAGGTACCAATTGGAGCCCTTAAAGTGCCGATAGACTGTCTTGAAAACCTTAAGCGGCGGGTGGAAAGTTTCGCCGGTGATCATGGGAGTGCCCATTGA